The Drosophila innubila isolate TH190305 chromosome 2R unlocalized genomic scaffold, UK_Dinn_1.0 1_C_2R, whole genome shotgun sequence DNA window TGACCGGCAAGCCATCCTTTTCCTGATCCATGCGCACCTTTTTTAATGCAACAATTTCACCGCTGCGTGTATCACGCGCGcgatctataaataaaacagatcCACTATATTCTTGACTATTTGAATGAGATTAGCACTTACAGACGATGCCATAGCTGCCTTCGCCCACGCGGTTAAGCTTCTCAAACTCGGAAACGGGTCGACAGCGTCCATACTAAGTGGAAAtaagagatatatatatatagcataaGTCCACTCCATGCCAAAGATTTCGTTTACTTACCACATCCTGTTCCGGTATGGGCATGGGAGTGCTGCTGTTCTTCAGGGATATAAGGAATCCCTTGCGTGTTATGGGTGCCTGAGGATCTGGCGCTGGATTCGTATCCaaatcatttgattttgtgCTGCTGGACATgcttgttttgtatttattaaataattttactttaattaaacgcAAACACAAAACATTTCAAGAATCGATACTTCGATAACATATAGAACTCACAGGGCTGCATAAAAGCTATCAAAAACAGCgcgcacaataaaaaaatttgaaattctatCGAAAAACAGAAATCATAATCAAAGGTACAGGACAGGttaattatgtaaaaatctGCGTATGTGTTTCATAACAGCAACTAATTGATAGAAAATACAATGAGAgcgcaaaaaaacaaaagtgtttAGAAAATAAAGCACGATTTATGAAAGTGAAATTGCGCcagtttaaagaaatttcgttagcatttcatttcaaatgcatGCTCTAAGCATTAATAACATTGACGAACGCAgttatctgtctgtctgtcatcTGCCATGTCTACGCATGTGTTAAAATCTTTGCATAAAGCCACAAAGACTCTACTATCAATTATCACCCTGAACTTGAGGCatccagcaacaaaaaaactcTTAGACGGTGGTATAAAAGTTGAAACAGCTTCGAGTGCATTATCAGTTCTGCAGCAGCTGTGCAAGTggtacattaaaattaaaggaaTATACACTCTCCTCCAACTCCTAACAAATACAACTTTATTATAatgaataaaacaacaatttggtATGCGGCCGTGCTGCTTTTGGTTTACTTCACATTGGTGTTCTGTGAGGAGTCTCCGGAAAACACAGACACTCAATTACTCTCCACTAATACGGATACGGATATGGATACGGAAACTTTACTCAACGCTGGCCGCGATCTATTGGAATTCGAAGGACGTAcacgtcgtcatcgtcatcatttCTGGTGTAAGTTTTTATAGGGTGTTAAAGTTTTGTCAGGAAATTTGTAAATTCATAGTTTCTTGTGATATCTCAGCAATCTCAAAGATTGtgaattttgtattgttttaaacatcctggccaaattttgttaaaatctgatcactttattatatattcaaattcaaatttcaattaaatattcgctatgtaataatttaagtaaCTCAGCCGTAACAATTATCACATTTTCATGTCAATTTCGAATAGATTTGATAAGCTTCTCTTCCATTCTTAGCTCCATTATGAGCAACTATTGAAGGTATACGATTGTGCAAGTGCTAATCAGCACTTTGAGACTTTCTTTCGAAAGTTTTCTCTCCTGATGTTGAGCTCCTCCCAAATGTATCTTTCCTCAATTGGAACATCACGATTTGCATGTACCGttcaataacaattaattaacacttttcactttcaatttcaatatattgaACAAATGTGAATTGTCGTAGATCACGTCCATAAATCTCTTGGAAAGGGAGTTTATAGAATTCTGTTCGTGTCCAGTGAAAGTGATTATCAAATGTTATCTAATCGAAATTTTcttatgattatttatttttttaaagaaaaaaagaactaaaatagatttgaaaaataagcaattaaaatagttataaaatattttaacataaaatattaaaagaaaattgattaattatattgtagATCGTCATCTGTGGCCTCTGGCAATTGCCTATTGGATCAAGGTGAAAGTGGTTATCGTGTCCTTCTTTGTGGGCAGCGCTATTTACTTGGGCTTCCGTTATCTATGGCCACATGCCAAGTGTAATCATGAAATCATTCTGGATCATCCGTAAGCAAGGCTCTAACAAGTTGTTcttggaatttttaataaattgtctCCCTTTAGTCCACCATCTTTCACCCACGATCACATTCCGTACTCCTTGGATCATCATGAGCATGAGCACTATGATGCGCCCTCTTACGACTCCAGTCCCTCGTTTGAGCCCTACTCTGGCTACTCCAGCTACTCCTCCAACTCGGATATTGTGTCCGAATATGAAAGTGATCCCTCAGCTGGCCCAACTGGACCTACAGGACCCACAGGACCTACAGGACCCTCAAGCTCACGTCGACGTGGCAAACGCAGCGTTGAATACGAATCTGTTAACACTGCTGATGATGAAGTGCAGCAGGAGGAGCATGTTGAGATCGTTGATGAAGAAATCTCAGAAAGTGTGGCACGTCAACAGCCCGCCGAGGAGCAGTAAGCCAACATAATGCTTCCATGTATCTAAATTTTGTATCTCATTTCGTGAATGCTTCTTAGAATTGCCGACTTCATGTTTGCCTTTTTGGGTCTCGATTCCAAGGCCTGTCGTCGTCGCTTTGTGTGCGAAATGGAGTTCCGTTCCAAGCTGAATCCATTGACAAGCATGGCCTTCCGCATTGTGGGTCGTGGTTTCTTCGACAAGTATACAAACGCCCGCAATCCTCAGTCAAGAGCTACCAATTTCCTGGAATGTGCCGCAGTCAATCccgagtgtgtgtttgtggagAATGGCGAGCCGGAGATTGAGCCGGAGACGAGTGAAGCAATCACAGACACTGTACATGCCGAAGTCACACAGGAGGATTCGGAGAACACGTCCGAGGCTCAAAACGAGATCAATTTGCAGGCGGAGCGTCGTCATGCCAAGCTGAAACAACGTCGTGGAGATCGAAAACTGAGTTCCATTGCGGAGCACATTTTGACACAGTAGAGAACAACTTggattgtatttatttaattatttattttagctataaGAGTGATGAATGAATctacacacaaaataaacttGCCTCAgctattaaacaaaattatcatacaattattaatttcttttagtGTGGAGGAAATGGCATAAAACAAATGCTAAAACtttaaacaaaactgaatacCGAATACCGATGATGACTAAATtgatggaattttttttttaactaaatctGACTAAATCTTTTTGACTTTTCTCTTTTTGATCGCATTTATCTGATCGGCCATTTGTTCGATCTCACGCTGATTAATGGGCTCGTTCTTCCTCACGCTTGTCTTGCCCTTTTGTCGCTGGGCAATGTCCGCAACGATGTCGTTCAGTTTGTCCCAGATAAAACTGAGGAAGGTGACGGCCAGATCCTGTTTAAAGAAGGCAATGGCCACCAAGGCGATGAGCACCAAAGCACCAATCGAATTCTGATTGAGATCAGCCTCAGTTGCACGCACTTCCGGATTGAACTCCAGCTTCACATAGACGGAACATTTGTCAGCCACAAAACTGAATGAAGGAAGTTTATAGGAGTACGTCTTGTCGGACAGCGTCGACTGCAGTTCCACCACATAGCTCTTGCCATCGAGAGGAATGCGCGGGAAATAAACCATAATGCCAGGATTAAAGCTAGCCTTAGGATTCAGCGGAGAAGCAACTTTCTGGGAGAATACAGGAGAATCGGATGCACCTCGTTTGTACATCACAATGCGTAACGATTTGTAGAAATCGTTGTGTGAAGCCACAATGCGTGCAGTAATGTCCACAATCTTTATTGGATTGATGGCAATCAGATTAATATTGCGCACATCTTCATTGCCCACGGTGACCGTGTGATTTCCGGGAATGGAACGATGCACCTTCTCGTCGTCAGTCACCACACGCACCAGGTAAGTGCAGCCAGGTTGTAGTCCACGTATGCGATACTGTCCACTGAGCTCGCTGGTTGCCTCCTCCTGCTGATGCTGACAACTCTCCGTGGCAATGGCCTGGACATTAACCTCCGCAAAGGGATCGCCATTCAGTGAGGTAATTGCTCCAAAGATTGAGTAAGCAAAGCGCTTGCcgctataaaataatattaaattagaaagtagattattaaaaatgacatCAAATTGCAGTTCGgtttaaatacatttcatgtaaataatataaaccaTACAagttcataataataatacttacgTTAGGGTAACCTGTATGGTTTCACCATCCTTGATGTCAATCATTTTGGAATTGGGCTCGAATTTGTACTCCTTCATCATGGGACGCAGGAAGTACTGTGACGGGGACAGCGAATGGAAGTTGATAGCGCCATTATCGCCGGTAACCAAGTTCTTGCGATAGCTCTCACCACCGCTAAGAGATAGTAAGACACCACTGAGCGGTTGGCCAGCATCATCCTGAACAGTGACCTCAATCTCGCACAGTTTGTGGGCATTAAATGAATTCGACTGACGATTGTATTCACCGAATACATAAGATTCTTTTTCAGCCTTGAGCTCAAACTTCAGACTCTCATCGATGGGACCAAATTTGAACTCTCCAGTGACTGAGGTGAGGGTATCGATTGCCACAAGCTCTGGGTGATCGGGGAAACTAAGCGTTACCTTTGCCTCCTTAATGGCTGGCACCACTTTGCCCCGCAGAATCAAACCACGTGTGGCAACAAAGTTAAAGGCAATATCCACACAATCGCTGCCACCCACAACTTGTTGATGCTGTGGTGCAAACAACAGGACATCACTCAATGGAGTTATGTGCATGATTTCATCAGGTTTCAGATAGGTTTCATAGCGATAAGCGTATTTGCCATCCACCTTGTGGGATTCAGCAATTGGGGTGATTATTTGCTTGCCGTTTGTCTCCGTTTCCACAGCCAATCTGAGGGAATCTGCATTTGATTCCGTGGACAAGACACGCACCCCTGTCTTGTGGGCAATGGCATTGACAATCAATGTCTGCAGCTGCTCCGGCTCAGGTGTGATGAATTTACTGGGCAACGTATCATCGTATATGTGACATCCCTCAAGCTTAAAGTCATAGCTTCCGTATTTAGAAACGCAGAATGTGTTGACGCCGGATAGAATCTTCAGGGTTTCAGTGGCGGCCTTAGGCTCAGAAGGTCCTGTCACATGTGTATATCTCATCTGGAAAGTGAAATCCATTTTAGTATAGTGAAAATTCTTCAAAAATCTCAATTTACCAGAGCACGATGGCTGGAAATTATGGAGACTTCGTAGCCTTTCTGTATGAATGGAGGCGCATTCTCTTCGGCTGCCGCAACATTTAAGAAGACTCGAGTGGATTCGTAGCAAAGATTTCCCTGTGGTATGGTAATCTCGTAGGGACCTGGCAGCACATCCTTAAAGGAATACTTTCCGCCTGAAAGTAATGAAAATTGATATACTAAATGTAATTGACAGATCTTTGAGATACTAACGAAGCGCCTTGGCCTTCCATTTATTGTCCGTCGGCTGTCCAGTGGCATCCAGACCTTGTAGCGTAATCTCAGCCGTTGTACAAGTGGCGGTGGCATCTGGCAGACACTTAAGCTCTCCACGAATCTTGGCACGCAACTGCGAGAAGGTAATTCCACTGACGGGAGCATCTCCAACTTCGGACTGCTGCTGCACAGGGAAGAATTGAACGCCGCTGCTCTTGTCCGCATCCGTGGTGAGCACTTCAAAGTTGTATTTGCCAGCAGGCAGATATGCACACCAGCTGCCGCTCTCCGGCTTCGTTGTAACCGTCGTATGGAAGGTGGATCCAGTTTTTGTAATGCCCACGACGAATGACTTGGGGGAGACAACTTTGCCGCATACTTCATAAGCAGAAGGTACAATTACGGGCAGCGTGGGTGTGGAAATCTGCGTCTTCACTTGCAGCGGCTCAAACTGAAGCTTTGgtgattcaatttcaatattataacTGCCGGCCTTAATGTTTTCCAATGTGTAACTGCCTGTATCATCGGTTTCGGCCACCTTCTCATTGTTTAGCTTGACAATGGCGGATTTTAAAGGCGCACCACCAGCGGAGCGCAAAACTTGACCGGAAACTGAAAAGCCACTAATCTTGAACTCCTCCTTGAGCTGCAGAGTGTCCTTGCCAACCTCCACTTCCACAAACTTGGGTGTTAGATGCAGTTTCAAATTCGAGTTCTCGTTGACAGCCTGCAGCAGATACTTGCCAGTTGGCACATCCTTAAAGCTGTATTCTCCTTTCTCCGCCAGCACATAACAAGAGGCAGAGCTCTCGTAGTCATTATTCAGTTTATTTGCGGGCGCAGTGGGGGATTTGTTGCACTTGGGCTGAAGAGTTTGCTGTGGTAAGaatataacattttgttaTCGTTGATTAATGAtggtaataaataattatcttaaCATAGATTGTGTTTATACCCTAGCAGagggtataataattttctcaATAAATATGTAACGAAATAAatagagtatatatataatcttgaTCATCAGTCGTGTCTCTGCTAAAGTATCTAATCTTCCTTCTAGCTTAAATGCTTATTAGATTAGATACTTACACCCTTCTTGCGATAGAGCACGACAGCAATGTTGGCTGGAAGCTGGGAGCTTCTATCAAAGTTGCCATTGATATCGAAGCCGGAGACGACCAATGAGTTCGCTGGCAGCTCTGTGTTGCCGCTGACAACTACCACATTGTGTTCCGCTTTGGAGAAATGCCACTTGGGGTGGGAGGCGTGTACCAAGTATTTGCCGGGTATGATCGGTGTAAAGAAGAAGATGCCATTGATGTCTGTCTTGGTGCGTCTTATCTCGCCCTGATCTGACTTCAATTCAACATCGACATCACGTGCTCCGCTGCCAGTGGCCAGAGCCACCTTGCCAGTGATGCCAAAGCCCTTGAATACGAAATTAACATCTTTGCCCTGACTGCACACGTCATTCTTTCCGTCGAAATTCAGCTCAACGTGTTCGGGTTCAAAACTCCAGCCGGGCGGCGGTGAAATGCTCAATAGATATTCACCCTTGTCGTAGATGGGCAGGAAATAATATCCATTCGATGGTGAGCAGTCAGTTTTGTCCTTCAGCGAGCCTTGTTTTGTCAAACTGAAACAAAATCCATTTTTATCGGTTTTTTCactaattattttgttgaattcTTAATTACTTACAGTTTGATTTCAACTTTGGAAAAGTCAATTTCGGCATGGCTTTTAATAAAACCACCACAGCCAATTACTTCATTGGCTTGTGAGTTTATTTGGccaattatattaattaaaattaatattaataaaaagccGGAAAACTGCCTCGTCGacctcatttttttttcaactttaggCGTCAGCTGTTTGCGTCAGAGCTACCACCCTTCTCAGATAAAAATTCCCGATCTGGCAAGTCGTACCAGTTTTGTTCAGTAGTCAAAAATATTACAGCTTTAAAaaactacattttttaatttatcgtAAATAAGCagctacaatttttaaattattgcaggATTCGTGTTagaattttgtcaattttctgatattttaagaattatattgGTAACTTCTCTTCCCGAAAGGTGACGAACtttaaaccttcattaaaatgatcACCTTTGTTTTAGCtaatttagaattttacattttcaccaaacaatttatttatcgcAAAGCTATTGTATTTAGCGATTTCATtaactcaaatttaaattcagcgattttaacaaaaaaaacttagcaaaGCTTTCAAAACACTGTTAAGCCAGGGATGGGttttattataacaataacaatgtatATCGACCGACCGCCACCATCAGTCGACGGCTCGGAGCTCGAAAATttgaatatcaattaaattctttaaaaatattgaatttgcattaattaattctaatttaaaaaattaaataaaacaaaattgtcaCAAAGAAATTCATGAAACATTTTGAGTCTCCTTTAGCATCGATtagagaaaaacatttttaacaattgtaaaaatgattgctttattaattgttatttgcatacgtatatatatCTCAATACACATAGTGTTGAGTATGTGTGAGTGATATTGAGATAGCTCCCCATAATATATATTGGCATTGAAAGCACTTGATTGCTGCAGAAATAAGCTTGTCAGATATTAATTATCGCAACGAATTTTAATTACAGTGAACTACGATACAGAAACAAGTGCGAGTGCTTGTCAGTATTGAGAAGAATACTCGTATGTGAATATGTATTTCGCAGTGAAACGATCTTTGCCAGGCAATCAACGCAGATACAGATAAATCGAGTCTTTCGAAAGAAATTCATTTCAGGCATCGTTGAGCTCTGTGGATTGCCCTCTGCCTATAAATTTTGACCGATGCTCGCGCGATAAATGGtggcaaataaaaagcaaacaaattatgTACTCGTACATTATTGTATTGAGTCTGCTGATACCCCAACAAAGACCAATAA harbors:
- the LOC117783571 gene encoding uncharacterized protein LOC117783571, with amino-acid sequence MNKTTIWYAAVLLLVYFTLVFCEESPENTDTQLLSTNTDTDMDTETLLNAGRDLLEFEGRTRRHRHHFWYRHLWPLAIAYWIKVKVVIVSFFVGSAIYLGFRYLWPHAKCNHEIILDHPPPSFTHDHIPYSLDHHEHEHYDAPSYDSSPSFEPYSGYSSYSSNSDIVSEYESDPSAGPTGPTGPTGPTGPSSSRRRGKRSVEYESVNTADDEVQQEEHVEIVDEEISESVARQQPAEEQIADFMFAFLGLDSKACRRRFVCEMEFRSKLNPLTSMAFRIVGRGFFDKYTNARNPQSRATNFLECAAVNPECVFVENGEPEIEPETSEAITDTVHAEVTQEDSENTSEAQNEINLQAERRHAKLKQRRGDRKLSSIAEHILTQ
- the LOC117783570 gene encoding nodal modulator 3, whose product is MRSTRQFSGFLLILILINIIGQINSQANEVIGCGGFIKSHAEIDFSKVEIKLLTKQGSLKDKTDCSPSNGYYFLPIYDKGEYLLSISPPPGWSFEPEHVELNFDGKNDVCSQGKDVNFVFKGFGITGKVALATGSGARDVDVELKSDQGEIRRTKTDINGIFFFTPIIPGKYLVHASHPKWHFSKAEHNVVVVSGNTELPANSLVVSGFDINGNFDRSSQLPANIAVVLYRKKGQTLQPKCNKSPTAPANKLNNDYESSASCYVLAEKGEYSFKDVPTGKYLLQAVNENSNLKLHLTPKFVEVEVGKDTLQLKEEFKISGFSVSGQVLRSAGGAPLKSAIVKLNNEKVAETDDTGSYTLENIKAGSYNIEIESPKLQFEPLQVKTQISTPTLPVIVPSAYEVCGKVVSPKSFVVGITKTGSTFHTTVTTKPESGSWCAYLPAGKYNFEVLTTDADKSSGVQFFPVQQQSEVGDAPVSGITFSQLRAKIRGELKCLPDATATCTTAEITLQGLDATGQPTDNKWKAKALRGKYSFKDVLPGPYEITIPQGNLCYESTRVFLNVAAAEENAPPFIQKGYEVSIISSHRALMRYTHVTGPSEPKAATETLKILSGVNTFCVSKYGSYDFKLEGCHIYDDTLPSKFITPEPEQLQTLIVNAIAHKTGVRVLSTESNADSLRLAVETETNGKQIITPIAESHKVDGKYAYRYETYLKPDEIMHITPLSDVLLFAPQHQQVVGGSDCVDIAFNFVATRGLILRGKVVPAIKEAKVTLSFPDHPELVAIDTLTSVTGEFKFGPIDESLKFELKAEKESYVFGEYNRQSNSFNAHKLCEIEVTVQDDAGQPLSGVLLSLSGGESYRKNLVTGDNGAINFHSLSPSQYFLRPMMKEYKFEPNSKMIDIKDGETIQVTLTGKRFAYSIFGAITSLNGDPFAEVNVQAIATESCQHQQEEATSELSGQYRIRGLQPGCTYLVRVVTDDEKVHRSIPGNHTVTVGNEDVRNINLIAINPIKIVDITARIVASHNDFYKSLRIVMYKRGASDSPVFSQKVASPLNPKASFNPGIMVYFPRIPLDGKSYVVELQSTLSDKTYSYKLPSFSFVADKCSVYVKLEFNPEVRATEADLNQNSIGALVLIALVAIAFFKQDLAVTFLSFIWDKLNDIVADIAQRQKGKTSVRKNEPINQREIEQMADQINAIKKRKVKKI